A portion of the Harpia harpyja isolate bHarHar1 chromosome 15, bHarHar1 primary haplotype, whole genome shotgun sequence genome contains these proteins:
- the LOC128151746 gene encoding RIMS-binding protein 3-like produces the protein MSRDSAGPGTGARSRPSPCRGPAQKDEHKRQLERLQAELEAERLRSQELCRHFAAKTRKLKEAAERDRQLLAERLHSKWEQRQARELQRLRELNQRQREVEIRQLLRSKEAELHEVQGVLQQQRDDAIRQARDLQQQLAKELVRGPLSSSEAHIKLQDVLSKLRWETNSEEAAHILRLQDELLLQRRLFLKYILERFDGEQPASCNEARAKATAWHRLQTLLGTGAIGPCSLESLIASSSHDGEGQRKTHQSLKGTRLQKEGTSMESLLEAVGQDSTPHCSDSPPQGTTRSRRSVAEVGVQTVGQQEDWLPGSSHSRLQEQNAHLQSALKDLERRCSVLQEENCLLRKASSPEVREEQERIKQKTAKLGLIAKQLQERARQLETSHCLINTQVPLPIQSSTEELRVTSSPQQRAGEMGEPARASLAQDEQSNRIVARLCQATLGVNKESILLEAMRKQPAVLRAFIAQYSYDPFNGLNERPALELPLVAGQYVYIFGDMDEDGCYVGELTGGTRGFVPSNLVEEVSDDHLMTPESPETSDWYQDTDDACPVFLYLLTNFKLDQLRSLSVLTGVTLRDGHHSPL, from the exons atgAGCCGGGACAGTGCGGGACCGGGGACCGGGGCGCGCAGCCGCCCCTCGCCCTGCCGGGGCCCGGCGCAGAAGGATGAGCACAAGCggcagctggagaggctgcaggctgagctggaggctgagcGACTCCGCTCCCAAGAGCTGTGCCGCCACTTTGCCGCCAAAACTCGCAAGCTGAAGGAGGCCGCAGAGCGGGATCGGCAGCTCCTGGCCGAACGGCTACACTCCAAATGGGAGCAGCGGCAGGCACGGGAGCTCCAGCGGCTGCGGGAGCTGAACCAGCGGCAGCGGGAGGTGGAGATCCGCCAGCTGCTGCGCTCGAAGGAGGCTGAGCTGCACGAGGTGCAgggggtgctgcagcagcagcgcgACGACGCCATCCGTCAGGCAcgggacctgcagcagcagctggccaaGGAGTTGGTGAGAGGCCCCTTGAGCAGCAGCGAGGCCCACATTAAGCTCCAGGACGTCCTCAGCAAGCTGCGCTGGGAGACCAATAGCGAGGAGGCTGCTCACATCCTCCGCCTCCAAGAcgaactgctgctgcagagaagactCTTCCTAAAGTACATCTTGGAGCGGTTCGATGGCGAGCAGCCTGCTTCCTGCAATGAGGCCAGGGCCAAGGCCACAGCCTGGCACCGCCTGCAGACCCTCCTGGGCACCGGGGCCATCGGGCCCTGCTCTTTGGAGAGCCTCATCGCATCTTCCTCCCATGATGGAGAAGGGCAGCGGAAAACCCACCAGAGCTTAAAAGGCACTCGCCTCCAGAAGGAAGGGACCAGCATGGAGTCTTTGCTTGAGGCTGTGGGGCAAGACTCGACGCCGCACTGCTCGGACTCCCCGCCGCAAGGAACGACCCGCAGCAGGCGGTCTGTGGCAGAGGTGGGTGTTCAGACGGTAGGGCAGCAGGAGGACTGGCTGCCTGGTAGCagtcacagcaggctgcaggagcagaacgCCCACCTCCAGAGTGCCCTGAAGGACCTCGAGAGGCGATGCAGTGTCCTTCAAGAGGAGAACTGTCTTCTGAGGAAGGCAAGCTCTCCTGAagtgcgggaggagcaggagaggatcaAGCAGAAGACTGCTAAGCTGGGTCTCATTGCCaagcagctgcaagaaagagccaggcagctggagaccagccatTGCCTGATCAATACTCAGgtgccactgcccatccaaagcTCCACTGAGGAACTGCGCGTGACATCGTCTCCtcagcagagggctggagaaatgggagagcctgCCAGAGCTTCCCTGGCACAGGATGAGCAG tccaaccgtatcgttgccaggctgtgccaggctACCCTGGGAGTAAACAAGGAATCCATCCTCCTGGAGGCTATGAGAAAACAACCGGCAGTGCTTCGAGCGTTCATAGCTCAATACAGCTATGATCCTTTCAATGGTCTCAATGAGCGCCCTGCACTAGAGCTCCCTCTAGTCGCTGGACAATATGTTTACATCTTTGGAGACATGGATGAAGACGGTTGctacgtgggagagctgaccgGCGGCACAAGAGGATTtgtcccctctaatcttgttgaagaagtttcagatgaccaCCTGATGACACCAGAGTCTCCAGAGACAAGTGACTGGTACCAGGACACAGATGACgcctgtcctgtcttcttatACCTTCTca caaacttcaagctggaccagctg AGAAGTCTGTCTGTACTCACAGGAGTCACTCTGCGTGATGGCCATCACTCCCCTCTGTAA